Proteins encoded together in one Microbacterium sp. zg-Y625 window:
- a CDS encoding FAD-binding protein, giving the protein MAQNWAGTYEYRAPRIEVAETIDDVRRLVAAGGRVHALGTRHSFTDLPDTDGTLIDVTRIDPAFALDAEAGTVTVGAGTRYGELALWLEERGWALRNMGSLPHINVGGAIATGTHGSGDRNGVLSGAVTALRYVGADGDLHEVRRGDPDFAAFVVGLGAYGITVSVTLEIQPTFRVRQDIYTGITWDAALADYDELTSAGYSVSVFSLWEPDTIGHVWVKTRLDADDDPVSDTLLDGVRQLGDESPLSGMTNVTELAGVPGPWLLRLPHFRLDMQPSFGDEIQSEYFVDRRDAAAALSAVRELADGIRPHLIVTELRTAAADELWLSPAYQRDVAIIHFTWHNHPDEVAALLPGIEEALAPFRARPHWGKAHRFDRAAMERVHPRLADARAVFEGLDPDGRFVNDHLVRVGVREPR; this is encoded by the coding sequence ATGGCGCAGAACTGGGCAGGGACGTACGAATACCGGGCGCCCCGGATCGAGGTCGCGGAGACCATCGACGACGTCCGCCGCCTCGTCGCCGCCGGCGGCCGGGTGCACGCGCTCGGAACGCGCCACTCCTTCACCGACCTCCCCGACACCGACGGCACCCTCATCGACGTCACCCGCATCGATCCCGCCTTCGCCCTCGACGCCGAAGCGGGGACCGTCACCGTCGGCGCCGGCACACGCTACGGCGAGCTCGCCCTGTGGCTCGAGGAACGCGGCTGGGCTCTGCGCAACATGGGGTCCCTCCCGCACATCAACGTCGGCGGCGCCATCGCGACCGGAACGCACGGCTCGGGCGACCGCAACGGCGTGCTGTCGGGCGCGGTGACGGCGCTGCGGTACGTCGGCGCCGACGGCGACCTGCACGAGGTGCGCCGCGGCGACCCCGACTTCGCCGCGTTCGTCGTGGGGCTCGGCGCCTACGGCATCACGGTCTCGGTCACCCTCGAGATCCAGCCCACCTTCCGCGTGCGCCAGGACATCTACACCGGCATCACCTGGGATGCCGCGCTCGCCGACTACGACGAGCTCACCTCCGCCGGCTACAGCGTGTCGGTGTTCTCGCTCTGGGAGCCCGACACCATCGGCCACGTCTGGGTCAAGACACGACTGGATGCCGATGACGACCCCGTCAGCGACACGCTTCTCGACGGCGTGCGCCAGCTGGGCGACGAATCGCCGCTCAGCGGAATGACGAACGTCACCGAGCTTGCGGGCGTCCCCGGTCCGTGGCTGCTGCGCCTGCCCCACTTCCGCCTCGACATGCAGCCGTCCTTCGGCGACGAGATCCAGAGCGAGTACTTCGTCGACCGACGGGATGCCGCCGCCGCCCTGTCCGCGGTGCGGGAGCTCGCCGATGGCATCCGCCCCCACCTCATCGTCACCGAGCTGCGCACGGCAGCCGCCGACGAGCTCTGGCTGAGCCCGGCGTATCAGCGGGACGTCGCGATCATCCACTTCACCTGGCACAACCACCCCGACGAGGTCGCGGCGCTGCTGCCCGGTATCGAGGAGGCCCTCGCGCCGTTCCGCGCCCGCCCGCACTGGGGCAAGGCGCACCGGTTCGACCGCGCGGCCATGGAGCGGGTCCACCCGCGCCTGGCCGACGCCCGTGCAGTCTTCGAAGGTCTCGACCCCGACGGCCGATTCGTCAACGACCACCTCGTGCGCGTCGGGGTGCGCGAACCCCGCTGA
- a CDS encoding LLM class flavin-dependent oxidoreductase has protein sequence MTTCAIGVMLPRDIEATRVAEFAVRAEELGFDELWVVEDLGFRGGIAQATAVLALTERIRVGIGILPAGARNAAFAAMELATLAQLFPGRVDAGIGHGMPEWMRSVGAWPQRPLRALEEHVTTVRALLAGGEVGGVRLDATSVPADPPPLLLGVRGPKSLALSGRVADGTVLAEPVAPEYARAALGQIAASDHRVVAYNVGVVAADGAAARAAARPALAAIGEPDWAPHIAPLPFAAEFAALRARCADGAEFARAMPDEWVAQLALAGTAAEVRARIDELAAAGVHSSVFIPVGDPVAALSSLAAVLE, from the coding sequence GTGACCACCTGCGCGATCGGGGTCATGCTGCCCCGCGACATCGAGGCGACGCGTGTGGCGGAGTTCGCCGTGCGCGCCGAGGAGCTCGGCTTCGACGAGCTGTGGGTCGTGGAGGACCTCGGCTTCCGCGGCGGCATCGCGCAGGCGACCGCGGTGCTGGCGCTGACCGAGCGGATCCGCGTCGGGATCGGTATCCTCCCCGCCGGCGCCCGCAACGCCGCCTTCGCGGCGATGGAGCTGGCGACGCTCGCGCAGCTGTTCCCGGGACGGGTGGACGCCGGGATCGGGCACGGGATGCCGGAGTGGATGCGGTCCGTGGGTGCGTGGCCGCAGCGTCCGCTGCGGGCGCTCGAGGAGCACGTGACGACGGTTCGCGCGCTGCTCGCGGGTGGGGAGGTGGGCGGCGTGCGGCTGGATGCCACGAGCGTCCCGGCCGACCCGCCGCCCCTGCTGCTGGGCGTGCGGGGACCGAAGTCGCTGGCGCTGTCAGGACGCGTCGCCGACGGCACCGTGCTCGCGGAGCCGGTGGCCCCGGAGTACGCGCGGGCGGCGCTCGGGCAGATCGCGGCATCCGACCACCGGGTCGTGGCCTACAACGTCGGCGTGGTGGCGGCGGACGGCGCCGCGGCGCGGGCGGCGGCGCGGCCGGCGCTCGCGGCGATCGGGGAGCCGGACTGGGCGCCGCACATCGCGCCGCTGCCGTTCGCCGCCGAGTTCGCGGCCCTGCGGGCGCGGTGCGCCGACGGTGCGGAGTTCGCCCGCGCGATGCCGGACGAGTGGGTCGCGCAGCTGGCGCTCGCGGGCACGGCCGCCGAGGTTCGCGCCCGCATCGACGAGCTGGCCGCCGCCGGCGTGCACAGCTCGGTGTTCATCCCGGTCGGCGACCCCGTCGCCGCCCTCTCGTCTCTCGCCGCCGTCCTCGAGTGA
- a CDS encoding aldo/keto reductase — protein MTHTTLGATGITVGDITIGTSALGEGTEPGSPEEAQAVADARTLLAGPFPLIDTSNNYGNGRSEAVLGLALAEMGSQATARIATKVDRDGETGAFDRDRVLRSYEESLARLGLDRVGILHFHDPYSVTFAEATGPGGALEGLRELRDSGAVDAIGIAAGPIPLMTRYVETGLFDVVLSHNRYTLVDRSAEALFAEARRRGMGVFNAAPFGAGILAKGSASRASYAYTDASPDLMAWIGRAEQVCADHGVPLAAAALHFSLRSELVDSTIVGIASARRLDQLLQLRDTVIPDGLWAEIDALGAAPSPLPAQDAADAQPLL, from the coding sequence ATGACGCACACGACTCTCGGAGCCACCGGCATCACCGTCGGGGACATCACGATCGGCACCTCCGCCCTGGGCGAGGGGACCGAGCCCGGGTCGCCCGAGGAGGCGCAGGCGGTCGCCGACGCCCGGACGCTCCTGGCGGGTCCCTTTCCCCTGATCGACACCTCGAACAACTACGGCAACGGGCGCTCCGAGGCGGTGCTCGGCCTCGCCCTCGCCGAGATGGGGTCGCAGGCGACCGCGCGCATCGCCACCAAGGTGGACCGTGACGGCGAGACGGGCGCCTTCGACCGCGACCGGGTGCTGCGCTCCTACGAGGAGAGCCTCGCGCGGCTCGGGCTCGACCGCGTCGGCATCCTCCACTTCCACGACCCCTACAGCGTGACCTTCGCCGAGGCCACCGGCCCGGGCGGGGCGCTGGAAGGGCTGCGCGAGCTGCGCGACTCCGGCGCGGTGGACGCGATCGGCATCGCCGCCGGACCCATCCCGCTCATGACGCGGTACGTCGAGACCGGGCTGTTCGACGTGGTGCTCTCGCACAACCGGTACACCCTCGTCGACCGCAGCGCCGAGGCGCTGTTCGCTGAGGCGCGTCGGCGCGGCATGGGCGTGTTCAACGCGGCGCCGTTCGGAGCCGGCATCCTCGCCAAGGGCTCGGCGTCGCGCGCCAGCTACGCGTACACCGACGCGTCGCCGGATCTCATGGCGTGGATCGGGCGCGCCGAGCAGGTGTGCGCCGACCACGGTGTGCCCCTCGCCGCCGCGGCCCTGCACTTCTCGCTGCGCTCGGAGCTCGTGGATTCCACGATCGTCGGCATCGCCTCGGCCCGGCGCCTGGATCAGCTGCTGCAGCTGCGCGACACGGTCATCCCTGACGGGCTGTGGGCCGAGATCGACGCACTCGGGGCGGCGCCGAGTCCGCTGCCGGCGCAGGATGCCGCCGACGCGCAGCCGCTGCTGTGA
- a CDS encoding LacI family DNA-binding transcriptional regulator, with translation MVVSIRDVAAAAAVSVGTVSNVLNRPAKVAPATVERVQRAIEDLGFVRNDAARQLRVGRSRSIGLIVLDAANPFFTDVARGAEARADEAGMTVLLGNADEDPPREARYLDLFLEQRVNGVLITPTTEDVARLTRLRDAGTPVVLVDREMPGGGFSSVSVDDVEGGRLAASHLLSGGRRRLLFLGGPQSIRQVADRLEGARRAVDEVAGATLEVVEAPALTVLQGRAAGLEIVGRAADQRPDAIFAANDLLAVGAIQALSIMSGVRIPDDIALIGYDDIDFAASTTVPLSSIRQPASLIGYTAVDLLLQELDDAGSPAGSGHERNVRFQPELVVRESTTRV, from the coding sequence ATGGTCGTCAGCATCCGTGACGTCGCGGCAGCAGCCGCCGTCTCGGTCGGCACGGTGTCCAACGTGCTCAACCGTCCCGCGAAGGTCGCGCCCGCGACGGTCGAGCGCGTGCAGCGCGCCATCGAGGACCTCGGCTTCGTTCGCAACGATGCCGCGCGCCAGCTGCGCGTCGGTCGCAGCCGCAGCATCGGGCTGATCGTGCTGGATGCCGCCAACCCTTTCTTCACCGACGTCGCGCGGGGAGCGGAGGCTCGCGCCGACGAGGCCGGCATGACGGTGCTGCTGGGCAACGCCGACGAAGACCCGCCCCGTGAGGCGCGCTACCTGGACCTCTTCCTCGAGCAACGGGTCAACGGCGTGCTCATCACCCCGACGACCGAGGACGTGGCCCGGCTGACGCGCCTGCGCGACGCCGGGACGCCCGTGGTCCTGGTCGACCGCGAGATGCCGGGGGGCGGGTTCTCCTCCGTGTCCGTCGACGACGTCGAGGGCGGTCGCCTCGCGGCATCCCACCTGCTGTCGGGCGGACGCCGACGGCTGCTGTTCCTCGGCGGGCCGCAGTCGATCCGCCAGGTGGCGGACCGGCTGGAGGGTGCGCGGCGGGCGGTGGACGAGGTCGCGGGGGCGACCCTCGAGGTCGTCGAGGCGCCGGCACTCACCGTGCTGCAGGGGCGGGCGGCGGGGCTCGAGATCGTCGGGCGCGCGGCGGACCAGCGCCCGGACGCCATCTTCGCGGCGAACGACCTGCTCGCCGTCGGCGCGATCCAGGCGCTGTCGATCATGTCGGGCGTGCGCATCCCCGACGACATCGCGCTGATCGGCTACGACGACATCGACTTCGCGGCGTCGACGACCGTGCCACTGAGCTCCATCCGCCAGCCGGCGTCGCTCATCGGATACACCGCGGTGGACCTGCTGCTGCAGGAGCTGGACGACGCGGGCTCGCCGGCCGGCTCCGGCCACGAGCGCAACGTGCGGTTCCAGCCCGAGCTGGTGGTCCGCGAATCCACGACGCGGGTCTGA
- a CDS encoding L-rhamnose mutarotase codes for MTSPSQPQRVCFQLQVKPEMLDEYLRRHSPVWPEMLAEIAASGRRNYSLFLGEGGRLTGYYETDDDEAAKAYLAASEVASRWEAEMAPFFVGLEGRPDQAAPALREVFNLHDQLAASATPDTTESTH; via the coding sequence ATGACGAGCCCGTCACAGCCGCAGCGCGTCTGCTTCCAGCTTCAGGTCAAACCCGAGATGCTCGACGAGTACCTGCGGCGACACTCCCCGGTCTGGCCCGAGATGCTCGCCGAGATCGCGGCATCCGGTCGGCGCAACTATTCCCTCTTCCTCGGCGAGGGCGGCCGCCTCACCGGCTACTACGAGACCGACGACGACGAGGCCGCCAAGGCGTACCTCGCGGCCTCGGAGGTCGCCTCCCGCTGGGAGGCCGAGATGGCCCCCTTCTTCGTCGGTCTCGAGGGCCGCCCGGATCAGGCCGCGCCGGCATTGCGCGAGGTCTTCAACCTGCACGACCAGCTGGCGGCATCCGCCACGCCCGACACGACAGAGAGCACCCACTGA
- the rhaI gene encoding L-rhamnose isomerase: protein MSILSPAILTELEGQGIELPSWAFGNSGTRFRVWTTEGTPRDPFEKIADAAEVNRLTGLAPSVALHIPWDKVDDYGVLRRHAEDLGVKLGTINSNTFQDEDYKFGALTHENEAIRRKAIDHHIECIDVMDATGSRDLKIWLAEGSNYPGQTDMRARQDRLQDSLQQIYARLSGEQRLVLEYKFFEPSFYHTDVPDWGTSYAQVAALGERAMVCLDTGHHAPGTNIEFIVMQLLRLGKLGSFDFNSRFYADDDLIVGAADPFQLFRILFEVIRGGGLNNPDVAFMLDQCHNIEAKIPGQIRSVLNVQEMTARALLVDRDALAAAQSANDVLGAQAVFMDAFYTDVRPALAEWRESRGLPADPMAAYAASGYQQKIEAERVGGTQAGWGA, encoded by the coding sequence ATGAGCATCCTCTCCCCCGCCATCCTCACCGAGCTCGAGGGCCAGGGCATCGAGCTGCCCAGCTGGGCGTTCGGCAACTCCGGCACCCGCTTCCGCGTGTGGACGACCGAAGGCACGCCCCGCGACCCCTTCGAGAAGATCGCCGACGCCGCCGAGGTCAACCGCCTCACCGGGCTCGCCCCCTCGGTCGCCCTCCACATCCCGTGGGACAAGGTCGACGACTACGGCGTGCTGCGCCGCCACGCCGAGGACCTCGGCGTGAAGCTCGGCACGATCAACTCCAACACGTTCCAGGACGAGGACTACAAGTTCGGCGCCCTCACGCACGAGAACGAGGCGATCCGCCGCAAGGCCATCGACCACCACATCGAGTGCATCGACGTGATGGATGCCACGGGCTCGCGCGACCTGAAGATCTGGCTCGCCGAAGGGTCGAACTACCCCGGCCAGACCGACATGCGCGCCCGCCAGGATCGCCTGCAGGACTCGCTGCAGCAGATCTACGCCCGCCTGTCCGGCGAACAGCGCCTGGTGCTGGAGTACAAGTTCTTCGAGCCGTCGTTCTACCACACCGACGTTCCCGACTGGGGGACGTCCTACGCCCAGGTCGCCGCGCTCGGCGAGCGCGCCATGGTGTGCCTCGACACCGGCCACCACGCCCCGGGCACGAACATCGAGTTCATCGTCATGCAGCTGCTGCGCCTCGGGAAGCTCGGCTCGTTCGACTTCAACTCGCGCTTCTACGCCGACGACGACCTGATCGTCGGCGCCGCCGACCCGTTCCAGCTGTTCCGCATCCTGTTCGAGGTCATCCGCGGCGGAGGGCTCAACAACCCCGACGTGGCGTTCATGCTCGACCAGTGCCACAACATCGAGGCGAAGATCCCCGGCCAGATCCGCTCCGTGCTGAACGTCCAGGAGATGACGGCCCGCGCGCTGCTCGTCGACCGCGACGCCCTGGCGGCGGCGCAGAGCGCGAACGATGTCCTCGGCGCCCAGGCCGTCTTCATGGATGCCTTCTACACCGACGTGCGCCCGGCGCTGGCCGAATGGCGCGAGTCGCGCGGCCTGCCGGCCGACCCGATGGCCGCCTACGCCGCCTCGGGCTACCAGCAGAAGATCGAGGCCGAGCGCGTCGGCGGCACGCAGGCCGGCTGGGGCGCCTGA
- a CDS encoding alpha/beta hydrolase, which yields MAHAVRDRTLDGPHGPLGVRTYAPADGARVGLVWAHGGGFAGGDLDMPEAHWVAGQLADRGIAVVSVDYALAPVPAGWTMPPAGHTRERVHYPLASEEVGFAFAWALSSGLADGPWALGGASAGANLATGAALRLVHTGGPVPALVVLAYPTLQAVQPPADAELRALLAAQPDADRFGADVVRTMYENYLGGPLDAADAYAIPGIATTAQLMGFPPVLMINGEADELRMSGEAFARSLAAAGVAVDAVTERGTQHGHLNRPAEPAASLSIERIAARLHTLSPGDTSMR from the coding sequence ATGGCCCACGCCGTCCGGGACCGCACGCTCGACGGGCCGCATGGTCCGCTGGGCGTGCGGACCTACGCGCCCGCCGACGGGGCACGCGTGGGTCTCGTCTGGGCGCACGGCGGCGGATTCGCCGGCGGCGACCTCGACATGCCCGAAGCGCACTGGGTCGCCGGGCAGCTCGCCGACCGCGGCATCGCGGTGGTGTCGGTCGACTACGCCCTGGCGCCCGTGCCCGCAGGCTGGACCATGCCTCCCGCCGGGCACACGCGCGAACGCGTGCACTACCCGCTGGCATCCGAGGAGGTCGGCTTCGCGTTCGCGTGGGCCCTCTCCTCGGGCCTCGCCGACGGCCCGTGGGCCCTCGGCGGCGCGAGCGCCGGGGCGAACCTCGCCACCGGCGCGGCGCTGCGCCTCGTGCACACCGGCGGGCCGGTGCCCGCCCTGGTGGTGCTCGCCTACCCCACCCTGCAGGCCGTGCAGCCGCCGGCCGACGCCGAGCTGCGCGCGCTCCTGGCTGCCCAGCCCGACGCCGACCGCTTCGGGGCGGACGTCGTGCGCACCATGTACGAGAACTACCTCGGCGGCCCGCTCGACGCCGCCGACGCCTACGCCATCCCCGGGATCGCCACGACCGCACAGCTCATGGGCTTTCCCCCGGTGCTCATGATCAACGGCGAGGCCGACGAGCTGCGTATGTCGGGCGAGGCCTTCGCGCGCTCACTCGCCGCTGCCGGCGTCGCGGTGGATGCCGTCACCGAGCGCGGCACCCAGCACGGCCATCTCAACCGCCCCGCCGAGCCCGCGGCATCCCTCTCCATCGAGCGCATCGCCGCCCGCCTTCACACACTGTCCCCTGGCGATACCTCGATGCGGTGA
- a CDS encoding class II aldolase/adducin family protein encodes MTARIDPAAVTPELLGLTRRLGLPERDLVILAEGNTSELVDPTTMVVKASGSSMAEAGPEDFVSVDVPRLLELLRSPEADQHALTTALTAGKAGGRTVRASIESLVHAAVRAFGTARFVAHTHPTQVVALLASAEAEQAFAEPVYSEEFMILGRSMYVPYAQPGMELGRVFLAELDSYVQRNGELPSLVLLGNHGIVAISDTAAGAEAISLMAVKSARVRLGARAAGGVAPLSPETIAGYFDRPDFRERRATLAGTSG; translated from the coding sequence ATGACCGCCCGTATCGACCCCGCCGCCGTCACGCCCGAGCTGCTGGGCCTCACCCGCCGTCTGGGGTTGCCCGAGCGAGACCTCGTCATCTTGGCGGAGGGGAACACCAGCGAGCTTGTGGACCCGACCACCATGGTGGTCAAGGCATCAGGGTCGTCCATGGCCGAGGCCGGCCCCGAGGATTTCGTCTCGGTCGATGTGCCGCGACTGCTGGAGCTGCTGCGCAGTCCCGAAGCCGACCAGCATGCCCTGACGACTGCGCTCACCGCGGGCAAGGCAGGCGGGCGCACTGTGCGCGCGTCGATCGAGTCGCTCGTCCACGCGGCGGTGAGGGCATTCGGGACGGCGCGCTTCGTCGCGCACACCCATCCCACGCAGGTCGTGGCACTCCTGGCCAGCGCCGAAGCGGAGCAGGCGTTCGCAGAACCCGTCTATTCGGAGGAGTTCATGATCCTGGGGCGCAGCATGTACGTGCCCTACGCGCAGCCCGGCATGGAACTGGGCCGGGTGTTCCTGGCCGAGCTCGACTCGTACGTGCAGCGCAACGGCGAGCTGCCATCGCTCGTGCTTCTGGGCAACCACGGGATCGTCGCGATCTCGGATACCGCGGCAGGCGCTGAGGCGATCTCGCTGATGGCGGTCAAGAGTGCCCGCGTGCGTCTCGGTGCGCGCGCGGCGGGCGGTGTCGCGCCATTGAGCCCTGAGACGATCGCCGGCTATTTCGATCGACCGGACTTCCGGGAGCGCCGTGCGACGCTCGCGGGCACGAGCGGCTGA
- a CDS encoding rhamnulokinase gives MTPTAVAALDFGASSGRVIVGEVAPESLALRSFGRFANRPVQVRSRLHWDVLALFEGAITGLREAGREYPRLAAVAVDTWGVDYALLRGGRLLSNPVHYRDGRTASVVATVQSRMPAAQQYRVAGIQDMPINTIYQLAAEAEDGLLEVAESVLLVPDLFTYWLSGARFAERTMASTTGMLDARTRQWDRALVAASGTAPGLLPELVDPGTPLGALRPDVVRVTGLHNAVQVVAAGSHDTASAVVAVPLASERSAFVSCGTWGLVGVERPAPELGDAAREAGFTNEAGVDGKTLLMRNVMGLWILSEAVREWERRGEVIRLSELLAQAAEVTGAVPLIDVDDPEFLPPGDMPARIARWCLDRGIEPPHGIPAVARCIVESLAHAFAQAVRRAGEISGSPVDCVHIVGGGAQNALLCQRTADFSGLPVLAGPVEATALGSILVQARTVGVLHGTLADLRTLVRHTHDLVRYEPR, from the coding sequence GTGACCCCCACTGCGGTCGCCGCGCTGGACTTCGGTGCCAGCAGCGGGCGGGTCATCGTGGGCGAGGTCGCGCCGGAGAGCCTCGCGCTGCGCTCATTCGGGCGCTTCGCCAATCGGCCGGTGCAGGTCAGATCTCGGTTGCACTGGGACGTGCTGGCGCTGTTCGAGGGCGCCATCACGGGGTTGCGGGAGGCGGGCCGGGAGTACCCGCGGCTGGCTGCCGTCGCCGTGGACACGTGGGGCGTGGACTACGCGCTACTGCGCGGCGGGAGGCTGCTGTCGAACCCGGTGCACTACCGTGACGGCCGCACAGCCAGCGTCGTCGCCACCGTGCAGTCGCGCATGCCTGCCGCGCAGCAGTACCGCGTCGCCGGCATCCAGGACATGCCGATCAACACGATCTACCAGTTGGCCGCCGAGGCCGAGGACGGACTGCTGGAAGTCGCCGAGAGCGTGCTGCTCGTCCCCGACCTTTTCACGTACTGGCTGAGTGGGGCCCGCTTCGCGGAGCGGACGATGGCCTCGACAACCGGGATGCTGGACGCGCGGACCCGACAGTGGGACCGGGCGCTGGTGGCCGCGTCCGGGACGGCGCCGGGACTGCTGCCCGAGCTGGTCGACCCCGGCACGCCGCTGGGCGCGCTGCGCCCCGACGTCGTCCGTGTGACGGGGCTGCACAACGCTGTGCAGGTCGTGGCGGCGGGGTCGCACGACACCGCGTCGGCCGTCGTGGCGGTACCACTGGCGTCGGAACGCTCGGCCTTCGTCTCGTGCGGCACCTGGGGTCTGGTCGGTGTGGAGCGGCCCGCGCCGGAACTGGGCGACGCCGCTCGCGAAGCCGGCTTCACGAACGAGGCGGGCGTGGACGGCAAGACCCTCCTGATGCGCAATGTCATGGGGTTGTGGATCCTCAGTGAGGCGGTGCGGGAATGGGAGCGCCGGGGAGAGGTCATCCGCCTCTCCGAGCTGCTCGCGCAGGCGGCCGAGGTGACGGGCGCTGTGCCCCTCATCGACGTGGACGACCCCGAGTTCCTCCCGCCGGGTGACATGCCCGCCCGCATCGCCCGCTGGTGTCTGGACAGGGGGATCGAACCACCTCACGGCATCCCTGCTGTTGCGCGCTGCATCGTGGAATCCCTGGCGCACGCGTTCGCGCAGGCCGTGCGCCGTGCCGGGGAGATCTCCGGCTCTCCCGTCGACTGCGTGCACATCGTCGGCGGGGGTGCGCAGAACGCGCTGCTGTGCCAGCGGACGGCGGACTTCAGCGGGCTTCCGGTGCTCGCCGGCCCCGTCGAGGCCACCGCGCTGGGAAGCATCCTCGTCCAGGCGCGCACCGTTGGAGTCCTCCACGGCACGCTCGCCGATCTGCGGACCCTGGTCCGCCACACCCACGATCTCGTCCGGTACGAGCCGCGCTGA
- a CDS encoding glutamine amidotransferase, translating to MARILLAGESWSTTSIHTKGFDSFVTSVYEEGADSFIAAVQAGGHAVSFQPNHVAATDFPFDASGLAEVDVVVLSDIGANTLLLPPKVFSQGRTAPNRLQMLAEWTRSGGALLMVGGYLSFQGIEAKANYRNTPLAEVLPVVMEAGDDREETPEGAVPTAVDDHPVTQGLGGNWPPVLGYHRLQARKASQVLARIGDRPLLAVGEVGAGRSAAFASDMGPHWLPESFLQWEGYGPMWQQLISWLARESR from the coding sequence ATGGCGCGCATACTGCTGGCCGGCGAGTCCTGGTCGACCACTTCCATCCACACCAAGGGATTCGACTCCTTCGTGACATCGGTGTACGAGGAGGGAGCGGACTCCTTCATCGCGGCCGTGCAGGCCGGAGGGCATGCCGTCTCGTTCCAGCCCAATCACGTTGCAGCCACGGACTTCCCCTTCGATGCGTCGGGACTGGCCGAGGTGGACGTCGTCGTGCTCAGCGACATCGGCGCCAACACCCTCCTGCTCCCGCCGAAGGTGTTCTCGCAGGGCCGCACAGCCCCCAACCGGCTCCAGATGCTGGCGGAGTGGACGCGGTCGGGCGGAGCGCTGCTGATGGTGGGGGGATACCTGAGCTTCCAGGGCATCGAAGCCAAGGCGAACTATCGGAACACTCCGCTCGCGGAGGTCCTCCCGGTTGTCATGGAGGCCGGTGACGACCGGGAGGAGACGCCGGAGGGAGCTGTGCCGACGGCCGTCGACGACCACCCGGTCACGCAAGGACTGGGAGGGAACTGGCCCCCCGTGCTCGGGTATCACCGGCTGCAAGCCCGGAAGGCGTCCCAGGTGCTCGCGCGGATCGGCGACCGCCCGCTGCTGGCGGTGGGAGAGGTCGGCGCCGGTCGCTCAGCGGCGTTCGCGAGCGACATGGGCCCGCACTGGCTGCCCGAATCCTTCCTGCAGTGGGAGGGCTACGGGCCGATGTGGCAGCAGCTCATCTCCTGGCTCGCCCGGGAGAGCCGGTGA
- a CDS encoding RpiB/LacA/LacB family sugar-phosphate isomerase: protein MKLTKDRHVVVGADFAGFPLKEAVKAHLQERGWTVEDLTPSLDGVPMYHRVGFMLGAQIAEGQYEKALAFCGTGMGIHVAASKVPHVHAAVAESAPAAQRAATANNCNLLAMGAFYVGPRLGMAMADAFLDHSFGDGYEEWDGFAEYHRIGYEECERFDYEAYRANGFQVPDAQEAPLGAQPRGLAY from the coding sequence ATGAAACTGACCAAGGACCGCCACGTCGTGGTGGGAGCGGACTTCGCAGGCTTCCCGCTGAAGGAGGCCGTGAAGGCTCACCTCCAGGAGCGAGGCTGGACGGTCGAGGACCTCACGCCCTCCTTGGACGGTGTGCCGATGTATCACCGGGTCGGGTTCATGCTGGGCGCGCAGATCGCCGAGGGCCAGTACGAGAAGGCGCTGGCGTTCTGCGGCACGGGGATGGGTATCCACGTCGCAGCCAGCAAGGTCCCTCACGTCCATGCTGCCGTCGCTGAGAGCGCGCCCGCCGCTCAGCGAGCGGCGACGGCGAACAACTGCAACCTGCTCGCGATGGGCGCCTTCTATGTGGGGCCGCGGCTGGGCATGGCGATGGCCGACGCGTTCCTGGACCACTCCTTCGGTGACGGTTATGAGGAGTGGGACGGTTTCGCGGAGTACCACCGCATCGGCTACGAGGAGTGCGAGCGGTTCGACTACGAGGCCTACCGCGCCAACGGCTTCCAGGTGCCTGACGCACAGGAGGCGCCCCTGGGGGCGCAGCCGCGCGGCCTCGCATACTGA